The Lysobacter enzymogenes DNA segment GGCGCGAGGGTTCGCGCCCGGCTCCGAATGGCGCGATTGCGACGCGGCGAATGTCAATTCGCCGTGACGCCGTCGAAGCGGCTGCATCGGATGATCAGCGCCGCAACCAGGATGCGCGCAAACCCGCATGCTTCGCATGCCCGTACGCATCAAAAAAGCAGTTTCAATCCGCCGATGCGGAAAAATTTACGTATTCAGATGGCCGGATTGTCACAACATCCGGTACCAGAACAGCGCCGTCTCATGCGCGATGTCCGGCTCGTTGGCGTAGTGGTAGCGGTCGCATCCGCCGAGCACGAAACCGTGGCGCAGGTACATGCGGCACGCGATGACGTTGGTGTCCTGGGTTTCCAGCATGATCCCCGGATAGCCGTGCGTGCGCGCCCAATCCAGCGCCGCATGCATCAAGGCCGTGCCGGCCCCGCGGCGGCGCGCGTTGCGGTCGATGGCGATGTCGTCGATATAGGCGAAGCCGTTCCAGGTGCGCGACATCATCATCCGCCCGGCCACGCGCCCGTCGAGGCGGACCACGAACGCGGCCGCGTCGGTCGCGGTGTTGCCGCGGGCGCGCTGCAGATAATCGCGCAAGCCCTCGGCATCGGCGTCGTCGCCGTAGTTCTTGCGGTACGGCTCTTCGAGCCGCTCGGTTTCGAACGAATCCAGGTCGCACCACAACGCGCCGTCGC contains these protein-coding regions:
- a CDS encoding GNAT family N-acetyltransferase, translated to MSAGEQDSDAQDEARGPTVHALREQDVDAAVAFDGSFIAFQRLLLQLRDGALWCDLDSFETERLEEPYRKNYGDDADAEGLRDYLQRARGNTATDAAAFVVRLDGRVAGRMMMSRTWNGFAYIDDIAIDRNARRRGAGTALMHAALDWARTHGYPGIMLETQDTNVIACRMYLRHGFVLGGCDRYHYANEPDIAHETALFWYRML